A segment of the Trifolium pratense cultivar HEN17-A07 linkage group LG7, ARS_RC_1.1, whole genome shotgun sequence genome:
TTTGAAGAATCATAAAGCTAATTCAAATTGAGTTGTAGAGGTATCTTCAACAAAATTGTCACCGCAATAACAATCACATTTTTATCTTCTATTTTCGCAATTTCAAAAATGTGATAAAACTACGAACACCACGAAGATATTTAGGCCTGGATTGATATTATCATGCCATACATAATGTTTGTTTCTTTCAGCATCATCAGATGCAAACTCTTGATTTTAGATTCATATGAGCTATATTGAGTAAATTTTGCATTAAGTAGGTTAGTATTGcagtttgatatgttttttctttgttgtatGAAGATGGATGAGGTGCTCGCATCGGTTGCAGAGACAATAAAAAACTTTGCTGTGATATACCTTGTGGACATCACAGAGGTACCTGATTTCAACACTATGTATGAGCTGTATGACCCTTCCACAGTTATGTTCTTCTTTAGGAACAAGCACATCATGATCGACCTTGGCACTGGAAACAACAACAAGATCAATTGGGCTATGAAGGACAAACAAGAATTCATTGACATCATTGAGACTGTCTACAGAGGTGCAAGGAAGGGCCG
Coding sequences within it:
- the LOC123899467 gene encoding thioredoxin-like protein YLS8 → MSYMLPHLHSGWAVDQAILAEEERLVVIRFGHDWDETCMQMDEVLASVAETIKNFAVIYLVDITEVPDFNTMYELYDPSTVMFFFRNKHIMIDLGTGNNNKINWAMKDKQEFIDIIETVYRGARKGRGLVIAPKDYSTKYRY